A window of Campylobacter ureolyticus contains these coding sequences:
- the sppA gene encoding signal peptide peptidase SppA, with protein MMKEIGKFFSDILKFGIKAFIVLFLITLILVGFSGTKIEKSGVNLAEIKLSGAIMDESAILKEIYSIQDDKNIKAVLLNINSPGGAFAPSFEISNAIKELNKEKPVIAYASGTMASGSYLSGVWANKIYANKGSFIGSIGVIMQGYNIEELASKIGIKDQVVKAGEFKEAGTIMRAWSQSERQSLQDLVDKSYDLFVSEVATARRLNKNDEKMWANARVFLPDEALNLGLIDEISNYKKVKDEVVKISGVQNPVWKEKSKYDEFIDAFSAKFVNLIMSEFSLKVK; from the coding sequence ATGATGAAAGAAATCGGTAAATTTTTTAGTGATATTTTAAAATTTGGTATAAAAGCTTTTATAGTTTTGTTTTTAATAACGCTTATTTTAGTTGGATTTTCAGGCACGAAAATCGAAAAAAGCGGAGTAAATTTGGCTGAAATAAAACTAAGTGGTGCAATTATGGATGAAAGTGCTATTTTAAAAGAAATTTATAGCATTCAAGATGATAAAAATATAAAGGCTGTTTTATTAAATATAAATAGTCCAGGTGGTGCATTTGCACCAAGTTTTGAAATTTCAAATGCTATAAAAGAGCTAAATAAAGAAAAGCCAGTAATTGCCTACGCAAGTGGAACAATGGCAAGTGGAAGCTACTTAAGTGGTGTTTGGGCAAATAAAATTTATGCAAATAAAGGAAGTTTTATCGGCTCAATTGGTGTTATAATGCAAGGATACAATATCGAAGAACTTGCTTCTAAAATAGGCATAAAAGATCAGGTTGTAAAAGCTGGTGAGTTTAAAGAAGCAGGAACCATAATGAGAGCTTGGAGCCAATCTGAAAGACAAAGTCTTCAAGATTTGGTAGATAAAAGCTATGATTTGTTTGTAAGTGAAGTTGCAACTGCTAGAAGATTAAATAAAAATGATGAAAAAATGTGGGCAAATGCAAGAGTTTTTTTACCTGATGAAGCGCTAAATTTGGGCTTAATCGATGAAATTAGCAACTACAAAAAAGTAAAAGATGAAGTTGTTAAAATCTCAGGTGTTCAAAATCCTGTTTGGAAAGAAAAAAGCAAATATGATGAGTTTATAGACGCATTTTCGGCTAAATTTGTAAATTTGATAATGAGTGAGTTTAGTTTGAAAGTAAAATAA
- the mqnF gene encoding aminofutalosine deaminase family hydrolase, translated as MKILKAKYILICDENFTVLKNKSIAFDDKIKKTGNFKELLALYPDAKIYDFGDDIVMPGLINSHTHLEFSANKTNLIYGDFIKWVGSIVKNRDNLSKKAKGTIIKNAINSLANSGVTTIGEISSFGASLKECADSPLRVVYFNELLGANESVVEKNWDYFLKRFENSNKFKNDLFIPAASVHAPYSTHPNLTKRLCEFARKNKILISTHFLESNHENLWLRKGSGGFKKWLKNFSQNPKPFYNIKEFIENFEGIKTLFIHCVYLKEFEILDKKLHSIIHCAYSNRLLSKKSLNLKEVLKNDINLCVATDGLSSNISLNFFDELRANLLIHKDFDLQNLAKFLLLASTLNPAKALNLNLGSLEVGKIADIVVFKGFEVNDEKQIPLQLILNTKEAKNIFIKGEKIK; from the coding sequence ATGAAAATTTTAAAAGCCAAATATATTTTAATTTGTGATGAAAATTTCACTGTTTTAAAAAATAAGTCAATCGCATTTGATGATAAAATCAAAAAAACTGGTAATTTTAAAGAGCTTTTAGCGCTCTATCCAGATGCTAAAATTTATGATTTTGGTGATGATATTGTAATGCCAGGACTTATAAACTCACATACACATTTGGAATTTAGTGCTAATAAAACAAATTTAATTTATGGAGATTTTATAAAATGGGTTGGAAGCATAGTTAAAAATAGAGACAATTTATCAAAAAAAGCAAAAGGTACAATCATAAAAAATGCTATCAATTCACTAGCCAATTCAGGCGTAACAACAATTGGAGAAATTTCAAGTTTTGGGGCATCTTTAAAAGAGTGTGCGGATTCACCTTTAAGAGTTGTTTATTTTAATGAGCTTTTAGGAGCAAATGAAAGTGTTGTAGAAAAAAACTGGGATTATTTTTTAAAAAGATTTGAAAACTCTAATAAATTTAAAAACGATCTTTTTATCCCAGCAGCTTCTGTTCACGCTCCCTACTCCACTCATCCAAATTTAACAAAAAGACTTTGTGAATTTGCTAGAAAAAATAAAATTTTAATTTCAACACATTTTTTAGAAAGTAATCATGAAAATTTATGGCTTAGAAAAGGAAGTGGTGGATTTAAAAAATGGCTTAAAAACTTTAGTCAAAACCCAAAGCCTTTTTACAACATAAAAGAGTTTATAGAAAATTTTGAAGGCATAAAAACACTTTTTATTCACTGTGTTTATTTAAAAGAGTTTGAAATTTTAGATAAAAAACTTCACTCAATAATTCATTGTGCTTATTCAAATCGCCTTTTGAGTAAAAAATCTCTAAATTTAAAAGAAGTTTTAAAAAATGATATAAATTTATGTGTTGCAACAGATGGACTTAGCTCAAATATAAGCTTAAATTTCTTTGACGAGTTAAGAGCAAATTTATTAATCCATAAAGATTTTGATTTACAAAATTTGGCTAAATTTTTACTTCTAGCCTCAACACTAAATCCAGCAAAAGCTTTAAATTTAAATTTAGGAAGCCTAGAAGTTGGTAAAATAGCTGATATCGTAGTATTTAAAGGCTTTGAGGTAAATGATGAAAAACAAATTCCACTTCAACTTATCTTAAATACAAAAGAGGCAAAAAATATATTTATAAAAGGAGAAAAAATAAAATGA
- the aroQ gene encoding type II 3-dehydroquinate dehydratase, with protein sequence MKVVIIQGPNINMLGKREPNVYGVMTMEEIHKQMKVVADQNNVDIEFFQSNLEGEIIDKIQECLGDADGIIINPAGYSHTSVAIRDAIAAVNLPTIEVHISNIARREEFRQKSLISAVTAGQVIGFGPIGYHLAMIAMLQIFSQIEAVKKAKENTQKTDE encoded by the coding sequence ATGAAAGTTGTTATTATTCAAGGACCAAACATAAATATGCTTGGAAAAAGAGAGCCAAATGTTTATGGCGTTATGACTATGGAAGAAATTCATAAGCAAATGAAAGTTGTAGCTGATCAAAACAATGTTGATATTGAGTTTTTTCAAAGCAATTTAGAGGGTGAAATTATAGATAAAATTCAAGAATGTCTTGGCGATGCAGATGGAATTATAATAAATCCAGCAGGATATTCTCACACTTCAGTGGCTATTAGAGATGCAATTGCAGCTGTTAATTTACCAACAATTGAGGTTCATATTAGCAATATCGCAAGAAGAGAAGAGTTTCGTCAAAAAAGCTTGATATCAGCTGTAACAGCTGGACAAGTAATTGGCTTTGGACCGATTGGATATCATCTTGCAATGATTGCAATGCTTCAAATTTTTAGTCAAATTGAAGCAGTAAAAAAAGCTAAAGAAAATACTCAAAAAACAGATGAATAA
- a CDS encoding M24 family metallopeptidase, giving the protein MNNYILKDENAVFYECGYSCDNEIFLSINGNNFFITDSRYAIEARNLVKNAEVIDAKNPLIKEARLLIRKFGIKSLVFDPNDFTYADFKKISSNLSLNFISKPFFSKKKRIIKTDFEIEILKKAANLGAKYFDEFALFLNKNGENLSEFELFYEAEKIFKQKGVLGLSFSPIIALNKNAAKAHALPSSDILNFNDLLLLDAGVKYKRYCSDRTRTAIFNKNLNFSKEQIFNSNKQNEIYEIVKEAQSLAIKAVKPGVMACDVDKAAREFIKKQCFEKEFFHSTGHGVGVDIHEFPNINKTDKTILKEGMVFSVEPGIYLENEFGIRIEDVVVVTENGCEIL; this is encoded by the coding sequence ATGAATAATTACATTTTAAAAGATGAAAATGCCGTATTTTATGAGTGTGGTTATAGCTGTGATAATGAAATCTTTTTAAGCATAAATGGTAATAATTTTTTTATAACCGATTCAAGATATGCTATTGAAGCTAGAAATTTGGTAAAAAATGCAGAAGTTATCGATGCTAAAAACCCACTGATAAAAGAGGCAAGACTTTTAATAAGAAAATTTGGGATAAAAAGCTTAGTCTTTGACCCAAATGATTTTACTTACGCTGATTTTAAAAAAATAAGTTCAAATTTATCACTGAATTTTATTTCAAAACCATTTTTTTCAAAAAAAAAGAGAATTATAAAAACTGATTTTGAAATTGAAATTTTAAAAAAAGCAGCAAATTTGGGAGCAAAATACTTTGATGAGTTTGCTTTGTTTTTAAATAAAAATGGTGAAAATTTGAGCGAATTTGAGCTGTTTTATGAGGCTGAAAAAATTTTTAAACAAAAGGGTGTTTTGGGTTTATCATTTAGTCCAATAATTGCTTTAAATAAAAATGCCGCAAAAGCACATGCTTTGCCAAGTAGTGATATTTTAAATTTTAATGATTTGCTTCTATTAGATGCTGGGGTTAAATATAAAAGATATTGTTCTGATAGAACTAGAACTGCTATTTTTAATAAAAATTTAAACTTTTCAAAAGAGCAAATTTTTAACTCCAATAAACAAAATGAAATTTATGAAATAGTAAAAGAGGCTCAAAGTCTTGCTATAAAAGCTGTAAAGCCAGGAGTTATGGCTTGCGATGTTGATAAAGCAGCAAGGGAATTTATAAAAAAACAGTGTTTTGAAAAAGAGTTTTTTCACTCAACTGGGCACGGTGTTGGTGTTGATATACATGAGTTTCCAAATATTAATAAAACAGATAAAACTATCTTAAAAGAGGGAATGGTTTTTAGTGTTGAGCCAGGAATTTATTTAGAAAATGAGTTTGGCATAAGAATTGAAGATGTTGTGGTCGTTACAGAAAATGGATGCGAAATACTGTAA
- the folK gene encoding 2-amino-4-hydroxy-6-hydroxymethyldihydropteridine diphosphokinase, whose amino-acid sequence MQILNNGFYKINDAKCFIKSKFYPFKRAKKEYFKYEFYLGIGGNIGEVKKNFQKLFQKINKDKRFFINSTSPILLNKAFGYTKQNDFLNAVIRIQTSKSPNEVLKLMQHFEICFKRKRSFKNAPRTLDLDILYFNTKVRKNKNLIIPHPGVEKRISVIIPLGIMLKE is encoded by the coding sequence ATGCAAATTTTAAATAATGGCTTTTATAAAATTAATGATGCAAAATGTTTTATAAAAAGCAAATTTTATCCTTTTAAAAGAGCCAAAAAAGAGTATTTTAAATATGAGTTTTATCTAGGAATTGGTGGAAATATTGGCGAAGTTAAAAAAAATTTTCAAAAACTTTTTCAAAAAATAAATAAAGACAAAAGATTTTTTATAAACTCAACTTCCCCAATTTTACTAAATAAGGCTTTTGGATATACAAAACAAAATGATTTTTTAAACGCTGTTATAAGAATTCAAACATCAAAAAGCCCAAATGAAGTTTTAAAATTAATGCAGCATTTTGAAATTTGTTTTAAAAGAAAACGAAGCTTTAAAAATGCTCCAAGGACTCTTGATTTGGACATTTTGTACTTCAATACAAAAGTTAGAAAAAATAAAAATTTAATTATCCCACACCCTGGTGTAGAAAAAAGAATAAGCGTTATAATCCCTCTTGGAATTATGTTAAAGGAATAG
- a CDS encoding LOG family protein: MKSLLDDVKNLNFTLPSECVTIFGSARFDDNNEFCKKAYELSKMLSNSGFTIVTGGGGGIMKASNKAAFENNTQSVGINVVLPNEQKLNEFVTDGTVFSNLALRKVALIQKSSYFIIFPGGFGTLDELFEVFVLVQNGMKEAKIFLYGVEFYKPLIEFLKTSLLFEKTISSVDLDLFTLTDDINLIYEKIIKSKI; the protein is encoded by the coding sequence ATGAAAAGTTTATTAGATGATGTTAAAAATTTAAATTTTACCTTACCTAGTGAATGTGTTACGATTTTTGGTTCAGCTAGATTCGATGATAATAATGAATTTTGTAAAAAAGCATACGAGTTATCAAAAATGCTTTCAAATAGTGGTTTTACTATCGTTACAGGTGGTGGAGGCGGGATAATGAAAGCTTCGAATAAAGCTGCTTTTGAAAACAATACTCAAAGTGTTGGTATAAATGTAGTGCTTCCAAACGAACAAAAGCTTAATGAATTTGTTACAGACGGAACTGTTTTTTCAAATTTGGCTTTAAGAAAAGTAGCATTAATACAAAAATCAAGTTATTTTATTATTTTTCCAGGTGGTTTTGGAACTTTGGATGAGCTTTTCGAAGTGTTTGTTTTAGTGCAAAATGGCATGAAAGAAGCTAAAATTTTTCTTTATGGTGTTGAGTTTTATAAACCATTAATTGAGTTTTTAAAAACATCACTTCTTTTTGAAAAAACAATTTCCTCTGTTGATTTAGATCTTTTTACATTAACCGATGATATAAATTTAATTTATGAGAAAATTATAAAATCCAAGATTTAA
- the mnmA gene encoding tRNA 2-thiouridine(34) synthase MnmA, whose amino-acid sequence MKILVALSGGVDSSYVAKTLKDEGHEIIGCYMKLHSKPNYHEQNIKKVKKVGEFLGIETKILDLQNEFEKEVYRPFIEIYKSGKTPNPCALCNRAIKLGKLLDFAIKLGCEKLATGHYVRVENGLLKVALDESKDQSYFLANVKKDALKNMIFPLGNSYKKDIKACIANFPELIEIAGQKESSEICFVENSYIDILNKHFNTNTPGVVKNSNGKIIGKHDGYMHYTIGKRRGFSVFGAHEPHYVTKIDAKNNEIIVGLKNELLENEFETINLNEFLNLDDEFRANIKIRYRSSKIKGTIKKLENGGTKVILDEKISGIASGQLAVFYDDLDRVLASGFIK is encoded by the coding sequence TTGAAAATTTTAGTCGCATTAAGTGGTGGTGTTGATAGTTCGTATGTTGCAAAAACTTTAAAAGATGAGGGTCATGAAATAATAGGATGTTATATGAAGCTTCATAGCAAGCCTAATTATCATGAGCAAAACATAAAAAAAGTAAAAAAAGTAGGTGAGTTTTTAGGCATAGAAACTAAAATTTTAGATCTTCAAAATGAGTTTGAAAAAGAAGTTTATAGGCCTTTTATTGAAATTTATAAAAGCGGTAAAACACCAAATCCATGCGCATTGTGTAATAGAGCTATAAAACTTGGAAAATTACTTGATTTTGCCATAAAATTAGGTTGTGAAAAATTGGCAACAGGGCATTATGTAAGAGTTGAAAATGGACTTTTGAAAGTAGCACTTGATGAGAGTAAAGATCAAAGTTATTTTTTAGCAAATGTTAAAAAAGATGCGTTAAAAAATATGATTTTTCCACTTGGAAATAGTTATAAAAAAGATATAAAGGCTTGTATCGCAAATTTTCCTGAGCTCATAGAAATAGCTGGACAAAAAGAAAGTAGTGAAATTTGCTTTGTTGAAAATAGTTATATTGATATTTTAAACAAACATTTTAATACAAATACCCCAGGAGTTGTAAAAAATAGCAACGGCAAAATCATTGGAAAACATGATGGATATATGCATTATACGATTGGAAAAAGGCGTGGTTTTAGTGTTTTTGGGGCACATGAGCCACACTATGTCACTAAAATAGATGCTAAAAATAATGAAATTATCGTTGGGCTTAAAAACGAGCTTTTAGAAAATGAGTTTGAAACTATAAATTTAAACGAATTTTTAAATTTAGATGATGAGTTTAGGGCAAATATAAAAATAAGATATCGCTCATCAAAAATTAAAGGAACTATAAAAAAGCTTGAAAATGGCGGAACTAAGGTTATTTTAGATGAGAAAATAAGTGGCATTGCAAGCGGACAATTGGCTGTATTTTATGATGACTTAGATAGAGTTTTAGCAAGTGGATTTATAAAATAA
- a CDS encoding ribose-phosphate pyrophosphokinase, whose product MRGYKIFSGTANVEFSKKISKYLSLPLGECSIKTFSDGEISVQIGESVRGKDVFIIQPTCAPANSNLMELLILSDALKRSSASSITAILPYFGYARQDRKAAPRVPITAKLVADMMQVAGISRVVTMDLHAGQIQGFFDQPVDNLYGSIVFTDYVKSKNLKNPIVASPDVGGVARARSLAKKLGLDMVIVDKRREEANKSEVMNVIGDVNGKDVILVDDIIDTAGTIVKAAAAFKERGATSVMAFCTHPVLSGKAYENLQNDSLDELVVTDTIPLCEKGQNFKKIKVISVAPLFGEVIRRVYHDESVNSLFA is encoded by the coding sequence ATGCGAGGTTATAAAATATTTTCTGGAACTGCAAATGTTGAGTTTTCTAAAAAAATTTCTAAATATCTTTCTTTGCCGCTTGGTGAGTGTTCTATTAAAACTTTCAGCGATGGTGAGATAAGCGTTCAAATAGGTGAAAGCGTAAGAGGAAAAGATGTTTTTATCATCCAACCAACTTGTGCTCCGGCTAATTCAAATTTAATGGAGCTTTTAATTTTAAGCGATGCATTAAAAAGAAGCAGTGCTAGTAGCATAACTGCAATATTGCCATACTTTGGATATGCAAGACAAGATAGGAAGGCTGCTCCAAGAGTGCCTATTACTGCAAAATTAGTGGCAGATATGATGCAAGTTGCTGGAATTAGCAGAGTTGTTACTATGGATTTGCACGCTGGACAAATTCAAGGATTTTTTGACCAGCCAGTTGATAATTTATATGGTTCAATTGTTTTTACTGATTATGTAAAAAGTAAAAATCTTAAAAATCCAATTGTGGCAAGCCCAGATGTTGGTGGTGTAGCAAGAGCTAGAAGTTTAGCAAAAAAACTTGGTCTTGATATGGTAATTGTCGATAAAAGAAGAGAAGAAGCAAATAAAAGCGAAGTTATGAATGTAATCGGCGATGTAAATGGCAAAGATGTGATTTTAGTGGATGATATTATAGACACCGCTGGAACCATAGTAAAAGCTGCAGCTGCTTTTAAAGAAAGAGGAGCAACTAGCGTAATGGCATTTTGTACCCATCCTGTTTTAAGTGGAAAAGCATATGAAAATTTACAAAATGATTCTTTAGATGAACTTGTTGTAACTGATACAATTCCACTTTGCGAAAAGGGACAAAATTTTAAAAAAATAAAAGTTATAAGCGTTGCTCCACTTTTTGGTGAAGTTATAAGAAGAGTTTATCACGATGAGAGTGTAAATAGCTTGTTTGCTTAA
- a CDS encoding isoprenylcysteine carboxylmethyltransferase family protein, translated as MIYFLVFIIFCIRLLFLKLSLKNERVIINGGGVEYGKKNSIILTIIHILFYVFCLVEAVIKKPVFDYISLVGIGLLIFSFLMLYYIANSLLKGIWTVKLMVAKNHIYNNHWMFKLFKHPNYYLNIFPELVGLAMLCHAKFSFILLAPIYLIIIFIRIKQENRVLKEIIIPNKF; from the coding sequence TTGATTTATTTTTTAGTATTTATAATCTTTTGCATTAGGCTTTTATTTTTAAAACTTTCTTTAAAAAACGAAAGGGTTATTATAAATGGTGGTGGCGTAGAATATGGCAAGAAAAATAGTATAATTCTTACAATTATTCATATTTTATTTTATGTTTTTTGTTTGGTTGAAGCAGTTATTAAAAAACCAGTTTTTGATTATATTTCTTTAGTCGGAATAGGACTGTTAATATTTTCATTTTTAATGCTTTATTATATTGCAAACTCTCTTTTAAAGGGCATTTGGACGGTAAAACTAATGGTTGCTAAAAACCATATTTATAACAACCATTGGATGTTTAAACTTTTTAAACATCCAAATTATTATTTAAATATCTTCCCAGAATTAGTTGGTCTTGCTATGCTTTGTCATGCTAAATTTTCATTTATTTTATTAGCTCCAATTTATTTAATCATTATATTTATAAGAATAAAACAAGAAAATAGAGTTTTAAAAGAGATAATTATCCCAAATAAATTTTAA
- the lepA gene encoding translation elongation factor 4, which yields MESNIRNFSIIAHIDHGKSTLADRIIQECGAVSDRQMNSQVMDNMDIEKERGITIKAQSVRLNYELNGKKYIINLIDTPGHVDFSYEVSRSLASCEGAILVVDASQGVQAQTIANVYIALEHNLEIIPVLNKIDLPAANPERVKEEIEHVIGLDCSDAIEVSAKTGFGIDELLKAIIERIPAPKVANDKPLKALIYDSWFDNYLGALALVRIYDGNIKINDEVLVMGTGKKHLVIDLLYPNPVAPIKTKELKSGEVGIVVLGLKTVSDVAVGDTITLFKNKASEPIGGFEKAKPFVFAGIYPIETDKFEDLRDALDKLKLNDSSISYEPETSAALGFGFRVGFLGLLHMEVIKERLEREFDLDLIATAPTVTYEVYKTDGNMLEIQNPSELPPINEIETIKEPYVKATIITPSEFLGNIITLVNNRRGIQTKMDYITPERVLLEYDIPMNEIVMDFYDRLKSCTKGYASFDYEVSDYRAGDLVKLDVKVAGENVDALSIIVPRDKALSKGRDLVKAMKDIVPRQLFEVAIQASIGNKIIARENVRSMGKNVTAKCYGGDISRKRKLLEKQKEGKKRMKAIGKVSLPSEAFLSVLKID from the coding sequence ATGGAAAGTAATATTAGAAATTTTAGCATTATAGCCCATATTGATCATGGAAAAAGTACTTTGGCTGATCGCATTATACAAGAATGCGGTGCAGTAAGTGATAGACAGATGAATTCGCAGGTTATGGATAATATGGACATTGAAAAAGAGCGCGGAATTACGATAAAGGCTCAATCTGTTAGATTAAACTATGAGCTTAATGGAAAAAAATATATTATAAATTTAATCGATACTCCAGGGCATGTTGATTTTAGTTACGAAGTTAGCAGAAGCCTTGCAAGTTGTGAGGGGGCTATCCTTGTAGTTGATGCAAGCCAAGGTGTTCAGGCTCAAACTATCGCAAATGTTTATATCGCGCTTGAGCACAACCTTGAGATAATTCCGGTTTTAAACAAAATTGATCTTCCAGCAGCAAATCCTGAGCGCGTAAAAGAAGAGATTGAGCATGTTATTGGGCTTGATTGTAGCGATGCCATAGAGGTAAGTGCAAAAACTGGATTTGGTATAGATGAACTTTTAAAAGCAATTATTGAAAGAATTCCAGCGCCAAAAGTTGCAAATGATAAGCCTCTGAAAGCTTTGATTTATGATAGTTGGTTTGATAATTATTTAGGAGCTTTAGCCTTAGTAAGAATTTATGATGGAAATATAAAAATAAATGATGAAGTTTTAGTTATGGGAACTGGCAAAAAGCATCTTGTTATAGATCTTTTATACCCAAATCCAGTTGCACCAATCAAGACAAAAGAACTTAAAAGTGGTGAAGTTGGGATCGTTGTTTTAGGTCTTAAAACAGTTAGTGATGTAGCAGTTGGAGATACTATAACGTTGTTTAAAAATAAAGCAAGTGAACCAATTGGAGGTTTTGAAAAGGCAAAACCTTTTGTTTTTGCTGGAATTTATCCTATAGAAACTGATAAATTTGAAGATTTAAGAGATGCACTTGATAAACTTAAATTAAATGATAGCTCTATAAGTTACGAGCCTGAAACTTCCGCAGCACTTGGTTTTGGATTTAGAGTTGGGTTTTTGGGATTGCTTCATATGGAGGTTATAAAAGAAAGGCTTGAAAGAGAGTTTGATCTTGATTTAATCGCTACAGCGCCGACTGTAACTTATGAAGTTTATAAAACAGATGGAAATATGCTTGAAATTCAAAATCCAAGCGAACTTCCACCGATTAATGAGATAGAAACCATCAAAGAGCCTTATGTAAAAGCTACTATTATAACCCCAAGTGAGTTTTTAGGTAACATTATAACTTTAGTAAACAATCGTCGCGGAATTCAGACAAAGATGGATTATATAACACCTGAAAGAGTGCTTTTAGAATATGATATCCCTATGAATGAAATAGTTATGGATTTTTATGATAGACTAAAATCCTGCACAAAAGGATATGCTAGTTTTGATTATGAAGTAAGTGATTATAGAGCAGGTGATTTGGTAAAACTAGATGTTAAAGTTGCGGGCGAAAACGTAGATGCTCTTTCAATCATAGTCCCAAGAGATAAGGCTTTAAGTAAAGGAAGAGATTTGGTAAAAGCCATGAAAGATATCGTTCCAAGACAGCTTTTTGAAGTAGCTATCCAAGCAAGTATTGGAAATAAAATAATAGCACGTGAAAATGTCCGTTCAATGGGCAAAAATGTAACAGCTAAATGTTATGGTGGAGATATCTCACGAAAAAGAAAACTACTTGAAAAACAAAAAGAGGGCAAAAAAAGAATGAAAGCCATCGGTAAGGTAAGCTTGCCAAGCGAGGCATTTTTAAGCGTTTTAAAGATTGATTAA
- a CDS encoding 2-hydroxymuconate tautomerase family protein, with protein MPFVKICVTKENDEPTKEQKELLINGVTNLINEVLGKNKSSTVVIIEEIDTDNYGLGGKSITNLRKK; from the coding sequence ATGCCATTTGTTAAAATTTGCGTTACTAAAGAAAATGATGAGCCGACAAAAGAGCAAAAAGAGCTTTTAATAAATGGCGTTACAAATTTAATAAATGAGGTTTTAGGCAAAAACAAAAGCTCAACCGTTGTCATAATAGAAGAAATTGATACTGATAACTACGGACTTGGTGGCAAGAGCATAACAAATTTAAGAAAAAAGTGA
- a CDS encoding ComF family protein: MRCLNCRCLSIKTFCKSCKKILSEHTLSKREFNGFKVYSFYKYSDIKNLIHSKHHLHGVFIYKNLAKLSFTKFAKTFKFNQKILAIPLDDNIKSDYSHTAILAKALNSSEIKPIYNALRANSDVKYSGKSLKFRLQNKRDFKILKKINKPVILVDDLITTGSTMKEAFKVCQKAGINVLFGLTLADAKE; the protein is encoded by the coding sequence ATGAGATGTTTAAATTGCAGATGCCTTAGTATAAAAACTTTTTGTAAAAGTTGTAAAAAAATACTTAGCGAACATACTTTATCAAAGAGAGAATTTAACGGCTTTAAGGTTTATTCATTTTATAAATATAGTGATATTAAAAACTTAATTCATTCTAAGCACCATTTACACGGAGTTTTTATCTATAAAAATTTAGCAAAATTAAGTTTTACAAAATTTGCTAAAACTTTTAAATTTAATCAAAAAATTTTAGCAATTCCTTTGGATGATAATATTAAAAGTGATTATTCTCATACTGCCATTTTAGCAAAAGCTTTAAATTCAAGCGAAATAAAGCCAATTTATAACGCTTTAAGAGCAAATTCTGATGTCAAATATAGTGGAAAAAGTTTAAAATTTAGACTTCAAAACAAGCGAGATTTTAAAATTTTAAAAAAAATTAATAAGCCAGTTATTTTGGTGGATGATTTAATAACAACTGGCTCAACTATGAAAGAGGCTTTTAAAGTTTGCCAAAAAGCAGGTATAAATGTGCTTTTTGGACTAACTTTGGCTGATGCAAAAGAGTAA